One genomic region from Streptomyces sp. NBC_00457 encodes:
- a CDS encoding sirohydrochlorin chelatase encodes MVLVAHGSRDPRTLRTVTALVDRVRELRPGLPVRLGHIELNEPLLPDTLAALGTSDAVLVPLLLSRGYHVKRDIPDMAAAAPARTRVATALGPHPLLVDALHDRLTEAGWRRKGAEKTGVVLAAAGSRDPDAATDTGVTAQLLADRLGVPVVPAYASAAKPTVEEAVQTLTARGCRRVAVASYFTAPGHFATQCAEAAPWIASAPLGTHPAMARLVLHRYDESLKTQADWTYARGAGNCATSHPQPALAS; translated from the coding sequence CTGGTCCTCGTGGCCCACGGCAGCCGCGACCCGCGCACCCTGCGCACGGTCACCGCCCTCGTCGACCGCGTCCGCGAACTGCGCCCCGGCCTGCCCGTCCGTCTCGGCCACATCGAGCTGAACGAGCCCCTGCTCCCGGACACCCTCGCCGCCCTCGGCACCTCCGATGCCGTCCTCGTACCGCTCCTCCTCAGCCGCGGCTACCACGTCAAGCGCGACATCCCCGACATGGCCGCCGCAGCCCCGGCCCGCACCCGCGTCGCCACCGCCCTCGGCCCCCACCCCCTCCTCGTGGACGCCCTCCACGACCGCCTGACCGAGGCGGGCTGGCGGCGCAAGGGCGCGGAAAAGACCGGAGTCGTCCTGGCCGCAGCAGGTTCCCGCGACCCCGACGCGGCAACAGACACGGGCGTTACGGCACAGCTGCTGGCCGACCGCCTGGGCGTACCGGTGGTCCCCGCGTACGCGTCGGCAGCGAAGCCGACGGTGGAGGAAGCCGTACAGACGCTTACGGCCCGAGGCTGCCGCAGGGTGGCTGTAGCGAGCTACTTCACGGCCCCCGGCCACTTCGCGACCCAGTGCGCGGAGGCAGCCCCATGGATAGCGTCGGCCCCCCTGGGCACCCACCCGGCAATGGCCCGTTTGGTCCTGCACCGCTACGACGAGTCACTGAAAACGCAGGCTGACTGGACGTACGCAAGGGGCGCGGGGAACTGCGCGACCAGCCACCCACAACCCGCACTCGCAAGCTAA
- a CDS encoding deoxyguanosinetriphosphate triphosphohydrolase, producing the protein MPYDLQSTERWALEPDKRPGRTAFQRDRARILHSAALRRLAGKTQVVTPGSSSVWDASPRTRLTHSLECAQVGRELGAALGCDPDLVEAACLSHDLGHPPFGHNGEQALNEFAEDCGGFEGNAQSLRLLTRIEPKRFTPEGSVGLNLTRAALDAATKYPWPRGAHPADPKSRKFGVYDDDRPVFDWVRKDAPGTRTCFEAQVMDWSDDVAYSVHDVEDGLHAGHIDPNCLHAEPERQAVFAVAIGRYVPSDTDPAELAEALDRLLDEDWWPHGYDGTAVAQARLKDATSQLIGRFCLGAEAATRAAYGTGRLTRYAAELVVPREVRLECAVLKAVADRYVMQRAEQERLRADQRIVVAELADALTTRAPDGLDPQFRALFDRAPDDRARKRVIVDQIASLTDASARSLHQRLTGRQ; encoded by the coding sequence ATGCCGTACGACCTGCAGTCAACCGAACGCTGGGCCCTCGAACCGGACAAGCGCCCCGGCCGAACGGCCTTCCAGCGCGACCGTGCCCGCATCCTGCACTCCGCCGCGCTCAGAAGGCTCGCGGGAAAAACCCAGGTCGTCACGCCAGGAAGCTCCTCGGTCTGGGACGCCAGTCCCCGCACCCGCCTCACCCACTCCCTGGAATGCGCCCAGGTCGGCCGAGAACTGGGCGCAGCCCTCGGCTGCGACCCCGACCTGGTCGAAGCCGCCTGCCTCTCCCACGACCTCGGCCACCCCCCGTTCGGCCACAACGGCGAACAGGCCCTCAACGAATTCGCGGAAGACTGCGGCGGCTTCGAGGGCAACGCCCAGTCCCTGAGGCTCCTCACCCGCATCGAGCCCAAACGGTTCACCCCCGAAGGCTCCGTCGGCCTCAACCTCACCCGAGCAGCCCTCGACGCGGCCACCAAGTACCCCTGGCCCCGCGGCGCCCACCCCGCCGACCCCAAGTCCCGGAAGTTCGGCGTCTACGACGACGACCGCCCCGTCTTCGACTGGGTCCGCAAGGACGCCCCCGGCACCCGCACCTGCTTCGAGGCCCAGGTCATGGACTGGTCCGACGACGTGGCCTACTCCGTGCACGACGTCGAGGACGGCCTGCACGCCGGCCACATCGACCCCAACTGCCTGCACGCCGAACCGGAACGGCAGGCGGTCTTCGCGGTCGCCATCGGCCGCTACGTCCCCTCGGACACCGACCCCGCCGAACTCGCCGAGGCCCTCGACCGTCTCCTGGACGAGGACTGGTGGCCGCACGGCTACGACGGCACGGCCGTGGCCCAGGCCCGCCTCAAGGACGCCACCAGCCAGCTCATCGGCCGTTTCTGCCTGGGCGCCGAGGCCGCCACGCGCGCGGCGTACGGCACCGGCCGCCTGACGAGATACGCCGCCGAACTCGTCGTACCGCGCGAGGTCCGCCTCGAATGTGCCGTCCTGAAGGCCGTCGCCGACCGGTACGTCATGCAGCGCGCCGAACAGGAACGTCTCCGCGCCGACCAGCGCATCGTCGTCGCGGAACTCGCCGACGCGCTCACCACCCGCGCGCCCGACGGACTCGACCCCCAGTTCCGCGCACTGTTCGACCGGGCGCCCGACGACCGCGCCCGCAAACGTGTGATCGTCGACCAGATCGCGTCGCTCACGGACGCGTCGGCGCGGTCGTTGCACCAGAGGCTCACGGGACGGCAGTGA
- a CDS encoding NAD(P)/FAD-dependent oxidoreductase, whose protein sequence is MVDADQTFVIVGGGLAGAKAAETLRAEGFTGRVILICDERDHPYERPPLSKGYLLGKEERDSVFVHEPAWYARNDIELHLGQTVDAIDRTAKTVRFGEDGTVVRYDKLLLATGAEPRRLDVPGTDLAGVHHLRRLAHAERLKGVLASLGRDNGHLVIAGAGWIGLEVAAAAREYGAEVTVVEPEPTPLHGVLGPELGNVFAELHREHGVRFHFGVRLTEIIGQDGMVLAARTDDGEEHPAHDVLAAIGAAPRIALAESAGLDIAERAYGGGVLVDEQLRTSDPDIYAAGDVAAFPHALFGTRVRVEHWANALNGGPAAARAMLGRDGTYDRVPYFFSDQYDLGMEYSGWAPPGTYDEVVIRGDAGKREFIAFWVKENRVLAGMNVNVWDVTDPIQQLIRSAARVDTEALADPHVPLDSLIP, encoded by the coding sequence GTGGTCGACGCGGATCAGACATTCGTCATCGTCGGAGGCGGTCTCGCCGGCGCGAAGGCGGCCGAGACACTCCGAGCGGAGGGCTTCACCGGCCGCGTGATACTGATCTGCGACGAACGCGATCACCCGTACGAGCGCCCGCCCCTCTCCAAGGGCTATCTGCTCGGCAAGGAGGAGCGCGACAGCGTCTTCGTGCACGAGCCCGCCTGGTACGCCCGTAACGACATCGAGCTGCACCTCGGCCAGACCGTCGACGCCATCGACCGTACGGCCAAGACGGTCCGCTTCGGCGAGGACGGCACCGTTGTCCGCTACGACAAGCTGCTCCTCGCGACCGGCGCCGAGCCCCGCCGCCTGGACGTTCCCGGCACGGACCTCGCGGGCGTCCACCATCTGCGCCGCCTCGCCCACGCCGAACGCCTCAAGGGCGTCCTGGCCTCCCTGGGCCGCGACAACGGCCACCTCGTCATCGCCGGCGCCGGCTGGATCGGCCTGGAGGTCGCGGCGGCGGCCCGGGAGTACGGCGCGGAGGTCACGGTCGTCGAGCCGGAGCCGACCCCGCTGCACGGCGTCCTCGGGCCCGAACTCGGCAACGTCTTCGCCGAGCTGCATCGCGAGCACGGTGTCCGCTTCCACTTCGGCGTGCGGCTGACGGAGATCATCGGCCAGGACGGCATGGTCCTCGCCGCCCGCACCGACGACGGCGAGGAACACCCCGCGCACGACGTCCTCGCGGCGATCGGCGCGGCCCCGCGCATCGCCCTCGCGGAGTCGGCCGGGCTGGACATCGCCGAGCGCGCGTACGGCGGCGGCGTGCTGGTCGACGAACAGCTGCGCACCTCCGACCCCGACATCTACGCGGCCGGCGACGTCGCCGCGTTCCCGCACGCCCTGTTCGGCACCCGCGTACGCGTCGAGCACTGGGCCAACGCCCTCAACGGCGGCCCGGCGGCGGCCCGCGCGATGCTCGGCCGGGACGGCACCTACGACCGCGTGCCCTATTTCTTCTCCGACCAGTACGACCTCGGGATGGAGTACTCCGGCTGGGCGCCCCCGGGCACGTACGACGAAGTGGTGATCCGGGGGGACGCCGGAAAGCGTGAGTTCATCGCCTTCTGGGTGAAGGAGAACCGCGTGCTGGCCGGGATGAACGTGAATGTGTGGGACGTCACAGACCCGATCCAGCAGCTGATTCGTTCCGCGGCACGCGTGGACACAGAGGCGCTCGCGGACCCGCACGTACCACTCGACAGCCTCATCCCGTAG
- the dnaG gene encoding DNA primase, with translation MAGRINDEDVKAVRDAVPIDAVVSEYLQLRPAGGGNMKGLCPFHDEKSPSFQVSPSKGFFHCFGCQEGGDTITFVMKVDHLSFSEAVERLAGQAGITLRYEEGGYNPSHQRGERIRLVEAHKIAAQWYAEQLATSPEADTGRKFLAERGFDQSAAEHFSVGYSPQGWDHLTRYLRGKGFSDKELLLSGLAQEGRRGPIDRFRGRLMWPIRDIAGDVVGFGARKLYESDNGPKYLNTPDTAIYKKSQVLYGVDLAKQHIAKASRAVVVEGYTDVMACHLAGVTTAIATCGTAFGGDHIKILRRLLMDNGSARVIFTFDGDAAGQKAALRAFEDDQKFAAETYIAIAPDGMDPCELRLAKGDEAVADLVEPRTPLFEFALRQIVSRYDLDTPAGRASALDESAPIVARIKNTGAQHEVAVQLAGMLGILDTQFVVKRVAQLARWARDRGGKGPAPAQQRHTQQYDTVRAPSGPALNLRNPVYATERELLKLALQRPELVSPAFDAYGIDEFTAPPYAAVRQAVMDAGGAEYGIQDPQEYLVRVREAAPDDQVRAMVTELAVEAIMRRTVDEIYAGDQLVMVRRRAVDRRIQEIQGTLTRLTNGGDPAQLAAVQNELWVLQQYGQALRERGVAAL, from the coding sequence GTGGCAGGACGGATCAACGACGAGGACGTGAAGGCGGTTCGGGACGCGGTCCCGATCGACGCCGTCGTGTCCGAGTACCTCCAGCTGCGCCCCGCGGGCGGCGGCAACATGAAGGGTCTCTGCCCGTTCCACGACGAGAAGTCACCGTCCTTCCAGGTCAGCCCGAGCAAGGGGTTCTTCCACTGCTTCGGCTGCCAGGAGGGCGGCGACACCATCACGTTCGTGATGAAGGTCGACCACCTCTCCTTCTCCGAGGCGGTCGAGCGTCTGGCCGGCCAGGCCGGCATCACCCTGCGGTACGAGGAGGGCGGGTACAACCCCTCCCACCAGCGCGGCGAACGCATCCGCCTGGTCGAGGCCCACAAGATCGCCGCGCAGTGGTATGCGGAGCAGCTGGCCACCAGCCCGGAGGCGGACACCGGCCGCAAGTTCCTCGCCGAGCGCGGCTTCGACCAGTCCGCCGCCGAGCACTTCTCCGTCGGCTACAGCCCCCAGGGCTGGGACCACCTCACCCGCTACCTCCGCGGCAAGGGCTTCTCCGACAAGGAGCTGCTCCTGTCCGGCCTCGCCCAGGAGGGCCGCCGCGGCCCCATCGACCGCTTCCGCGGCCGGCTGATGTGGCCGATCCGCGACATCGCCGGCGACGTGGTCGGCTTCGGCGCCCGCAAGCTGTACGAGTCCGACAACGGCCCCAAGTACCTCAACACCCCCGACACGGCGATCTACAAGAAGTCCCAGGTCCTGTACGGCGTCGACCTCGCGAAGCAGCACATCGCCAAGGCCAGCCGCGCGGTCGTCGTCGAGGGCTACACCGACGTCATGGCCTGCCACCTCGCCGGCGTCACCACCGCCATCGCCACCTGCGGTACGGCCTTCGGCGGCGACCACATCAAGATCCTCCGCCGCCTCCTCATGGACAACGGCTCGGCCCGCGTGATCTTCACCTTCGACGGCGACGCGGCCGGCCAGAAGGCGGCCCTGCGGGCCTTCGAGGACGACCAGAAGTTCGCCGCCGAGACGTACATCGCGATCGCGCCCGACGGCATGGACCCCTGCGAGCTGCGCCTGGCCAAGGGCGACGAGGCGGTGGCCGACCTGGTCGAACCCCGCACGCCCCTCTTCGAGTTCGCGCTCCGCCAGATCGTCAGCCGCTACGACCTCGACACCCCCGCGGGCCGCGCCTCGGCGCTGGACGAGTCGGCGCCGATCGTCGCCCGCATCAAGAACACCGGCGCCCAGCACGAGGTCGCCGTCCAGCTCGCGGGCATGCTCGGCATCCTCGACACCCAGTTCGTGGTCAAGCGGGTCGCCCAGCTGGCGCGCTGGGCCAGGGACCGCGGCGGCAAGGGCCCGGCCCCCGCCCAGCAGCGCCACACGCAGCAGTACGACACGGTCCGCGCCCCCTCCGGCCCGGCCCTGAACCTCCGCAACCCGGTGTACGCCACCGAACGCGAGCTACTGAAACTCGCCCTCCAGCGCCCCGAGTTGGTCTCCCCGGCCTTCGACGCATACGGCATCGACGAGTTCACCGCCCCGCCCTACGCCGCCGTACGCCAGGCCGTCATGGACGCGGGCGGCGCGGAGTACGGCATCCAGGACCCGCAGGAATACCTGGTCCGCGTCCGCGAGGCCGCCCCCGACGACCAGGTCCGCGCGATGGTGACGGAGCTGGCGGTGGAGGCGATCATGCGCCGCACCGTCGACGAGATCTACGCCGGCGATCAGCTCGTCATGGTCCGCCGCCGCGCCGTGGACCGCCGCATCCAGGAGATCCAGGGCACCCTCACCCGCCTCACCAACGGCGGCGACCCGGCCCAACTGGCCGCCGTACAGAACGAGTTGTGGGTGCTCCAGCAGTACGGCCAGGCGCTGCGGGAGCGGGGAGTGGCGGCGCTCTAG
- a CDS encoding RNA polymerase sigma factor: MPESSERGRSVPNGSHTPAVPLIAYGTDSGVAADSAPEAALPHTSAAIILEVAPVQTQTLTQTDITEPEAETDVLVAVPPQGRVVHHPEAEPEAPQEAAEPPVEEAEPEPVEPPRGRPDTSGPSSDLFRQYLREIGRIPLLTAAEEVELARRVEAGLFAEEKLAGACDLDSQLALDLDKLVVMGRMAKRRLIEANLRLVVSVAKRYVGRGLTMLDLVQEGNLGLIRAVEKFDYARGYKFSTYATWWIRQAMSRALADQARTIRVPVHVVELINRVVRVQRRMLQERGYEPTPEEVAAHLDLAPERVSEVLRLAQEPVSLHAPVGEEDDVALGDLIEDGDAASPVESAAFLLLREHLEAVLSTLGERERKVVQLRYGLADGRPRTLEEIGRIFGVTRERIRQIESKTLNKLRDHAFADQLRGYLD, encoded by the coding sequence GTGCCTGAGTCCTCGGAGCGCGGCCGATCCGTCCCCAACGGATCCCACACCCCCGCGGTTCCGCTCATCGCGTACGGGACGGACAGCGGCGTGGCCGCCGACTCCGCTCCCGAAGCAGCGCTGCCGCACACCTCAGCAGCGATCATCCTGGAGGTCGCCCCCGTGCAGACCCAGACCCTGACCCAGACCGACATCACGGAGCCGGAAGCGGAGACCGACGTGCTCGTCGCTGTTCCGCCGCAGGGCCGTGTCGTGCACCACCCCGAGGCGGAGCCGGAGGCCCCGCAGGAGGCGGCGGAACCGCCCGTCGAAGAGGCGGAACCCGAGCCGGTGGAGCCTCCGCGCGGCCGCCCCGACACCAGCGGCCCGTCCTCGGACCTGTTCCGCCAGTACCTCCGCGAGATCGGCCGCATCCCCCTGCTCACCGCGGCCGAGGAAGTCGAACTCGCCCGCCGTGTCGAGGCCGGCCTGTTCGCCGAGGAGAAACTCGCCGGCGCCTGTGACCTGGACAGCCAGCTCGCCCTCGACCTCGACAAACTCGTCGTCATGGGCCGGATGGCCAAGCGCCGCCTCATCGAGGCGAACCTGCGGCTCGTCGTGTCCGTCGCGAAACGGTACGTCGGCCGCGGGCTGACCATGCTCGACCTCGTCCAGGAGGGCAACCTCGGACTCATCCGCGCGGTGGAGAAGTTCGACTACGCCCGCGGCTACAAGTTCTCCACGTACGCCACCTGGTGGATCCGCCAGGCCATGTCCCGAGCCCTCGCCGACCAGGCCCGCACTATCCGAGTCCCGGTCCACGTGGTCGAGTTGATCAACCGGGTCGTCCGCGTCCAGCGCCGCATGCTCCAGGAACGCGGCTACGAACCCACCCCCGAAGAGGTCGCCGCCCACCTCGACCTCGCACCCGAGCGCGTCAGCGAGGTCCTGCGCCTGGCCCAGGAACCGGTGTCCTTGCACGCCCCCGTGGGCGAGGAGGACGACGTGGCCCTCGGCGACCTCATAGAGGACGGCGACGCCGCAAGCCCGGTGGAATCAGCAGCGTTCCTCCTCCTCCGAGAGCACCTCGAGGCCGTCCTCTCCACCCTCGGCGAACGCGAACGCAAGGTCGTCCAACTCCGCTACGGCCTGGCAGACGGCCGCCCCCGCACGCTGGAGGAGATCGGCCGCATCTTCGGCGTGACGCGGGAACGAATCCGCCAGATCGAGTCGAAGACATTGAACAAACTGCGCGACCACGCGTTCGCGGACCAGCTGAGGGGCTATCTGGACTGA
- a CDS encoding ABC transporter ATP-binding protein, whose protein sequence is MAGPAGRMMAGTGPEHRSMDFKGSGKRLVAQFRPERLTICALLLCVVVSVGLSVVGPKILGHATDLVFAGIVGRQFEAGSTKEQVLHAMRERGDGSVADMLRSTDFTPGQGVDFDAVGSVLLLALGVFVVAGLLMLVATRLVNRSVNRTMYRMREDVQTKLSRLPLSYFDKRQRGEVLSRATNDIDNIGQTLQQSMGQLINSVLTIIGVLAMMFWVSWILALVALVTVPLSFVVATRVGKRSQPHFVQQWRSTGKLNAHVEEMYTGHALVKVFGRQDESARQFAEQNDALYEAGFKAQFNSGIMQPLMMFVSNINYVLVAVVGGLRVASGSLSIGDVQAFIQYSRQFSMPLTQVASMANLVQSGVASSERIFEVLDAEEQEADPMPGERPEELRGRVALEHVSFRYDPEKPLIEDLSLKVEPGHTVAIVGPTGAGKTTLVNLLMRFYEVSGGRITLDGVDIVRMSRDELRAGIGMVLQDTWLFGGTIAENIAYGASRDVTRGEIEEAARAAHADRFVRTLPDGYDTVIDDEGTGVSAGEKQLITIARAFLSDPVILVLDEATSSVDTRTEVLIQKAMAKLAHGRTSFVIAHRLSTIRDADTILVMENGAIVEQGAHGELLAADGAYARLYKAQFAQAVAEVD, encoded by the coding sequence ATGGCCGGGCCTGCAGGGCGGATGATGGCCGGGACGGGGCCCGAGCACCGCTCGATGGACTTCAAGGGGTCGGGCAAACGGCTCGTCGCCCAGTTCAGACCCGAACGGCTCACGATCTGCGCGCTGCTGCTGTGCGTGGTGGTGAGCGTGGGCCTGTCGGTGGTCGGGCCGAAGATCCTCGGCCACGCGACCGACCTGGTCTTCGCGGGCATCGTCGGGCGCCAGTTCGAGGCCGGGTCCACCAAGGAGCAGGTGCTCCATGCCATGCGGGAGCGGGGTGACGGCTCGGTCGCCGACATGCTCCGCAGCACGGACTTCACGCCGGGTCAGGGCGTCGACTTCGATGCGGTCGGCTCCGTACTGCTGCTCGCGCTGGGCGTGTTCGTGGTGGCGGGGCTGCTGATGCTGGTGGCGACGCGGCTGGTGAACCGTTCCGTGAACCGGACGATGTACCGGATGCGGGAGGACGTACAGACGAAGCTGTCGCGGCTGCCGCTGTCGTACTTCGACAAGCGGCAGCGCGGTGAGGTGCTGTCCCGTGCCACCAACGACATCGACAACATCGGGCAGACGTTGCAGCAGTCGATGGGGCAGCTCATCAACTCCGTGCTCACCATCATCGGTGTGCTCGCGATGATGTTCTGGGTGTCCTGGATCCTGGCGCTGGTGGCGCTGGTGACCGTGCCGCTGTCGTTCGTCGTCGCCACCCGGGTCGGGAAGCGGTCGCAGCCGCACTTCGTGCAGCAGTGGCGCTCCACCGGGAAGCTCAACGCGCACGTCGAGGAGATGTACACCGGGCACGCGCTGGTGAAGGTGTTCGGGCGGCAGGACGAGTCGGCGCGGCAGTTCGCCGAGCAGAACGACGCGTTGTACGAGGCCGGGTTCAAGGCGCAGTTCAACAGCGGGATCATGCAGCCGCTGATGATGTTCGTGTCGAACATCAACTACGTGCTGGTCGCGGTGGTCGGTGGCCTGCGGGTCGCGTCCGGCTCGCTGTCCATCGGTGATGTGCAGGCCTTCATCCAGTACTCCCGGCAGTTCTCCATGCCGCTCACGCAGGTCGCGTCGATGGCGAACCTCGTGCAGTCCGGGGTCGCCTCGTCCGAGCGGATCTTCGAAGTCCTCGACGCCGAGGAGCAGGAGGCCGATCCGATGCCGGGCGAGCGGCCGGAGGAGCTGCGCGGGCGGGTGGCGCTGGAGCATGTGTCCTTCCGGTACGACCCCGAGAAGCCGCTCATCGAGGACCTGTCGCTGAAGGTCGAGCCCGGGCACACGGTCGCGATCGTGGGCCCCACGGGTGCCGGCAAGACCACCCTCGTCAATCTGCTCATGCGGTTCTACGAGGTCTCCGGCGGGCGGATCACCCTCGACGGCGTCGACATCGTCCGGATGTCCCGGGACGAACTGCGCGCCGGGATCGGCATGGTGCTCCAGGACACCTGGTTGTTCGGCGGGACCATCGCCGAGAACATCGCGTACGGGGCGTCCAGGGACGTCACCCGGGGCGAGATCGAGGAGGCGGCGCGGGCTGCGCACGCGGACCGGTTCGTCCGGACGCTGCCGGACGGGTACGACACCGTGATCGACGACGAGGGGACCGGGGTCAGCGCGGGTGAGAAGCAGCTGATCACCATCGCGCGGGCGTTTCTGTCCGATCCGGTGATCCTGGTGCTGGACGAGGCGACGAGTTCTGTGGACACGCGGACCGAGGTGCTGATCCAGAAGGCGATGGCGAAGCTGGCGCACGGGCGTACGTCGTTCGTCATCGCGCATCGGCTGTCGACGATTCGGGATGCCGACACGATTCTGGTGATGGAGAACGGGGCGATCGTGGAACAGGGGGCGCACGGGGAGTTGCTGGCGGCCGACGGGGCTTATGCGCGGCTGTACAAGGCGCAGTTCGCGCAGGCGGTGGCTGAGGTGGACTGA
- a CDS encoding ABC transporter ATP-binding protein yields the protein MLIRLLRTYLRPYRKPIAVLVLLQFLQTCATLYLPTLNADIIDNGVVNGDTGYILSYGALMIGISLVQVVCNIGAVYYGARTAAALGRDVRGAVFDRVQSFSAREVGHFGAPTLITRTTNDVQQVQMLALMTFTLLVSAPIMCVGGIVLALGLDVPLSGVLVAVVPVLGICVTLIVRRLRPLFRTMQERLDTVNRVLREQITGNRVIRAFVRDEYEQQRFRHANAELTEMSLATGKLLALMFPMVMTVVNLSSIAVVWFGAHRIDSGGMEIGDLTAFLAYLMQIVMSVMMATFMFMMVPRAEVCAERIQEVLDTSSSVVPPTAPVVKLLRHGHLEMRGAGFRYPGAEEPVLKAVDLVAQPGETTAVIGSTGSGKSTLLGLVPRLFDATDGEVLVDGVAVASLEPKLLAKTVGLVPQKPYLFAGTVATNLRYGNPDATDEELWHALEVAQAKEFVERLEGGLDSPIAQGGTNVSGGQRQRLAIARTLVQRPEIYLFDDSFSALDYATDAALRAALAQETAEATVVIVAQRVATIRDADRIVVLDEGRVVGTGRHHELMADNETYREIVLSQLTEAEAA from the coding sequence GTGCTCATACGACTTCTGCGGACCTATCTCAGGCCCTACAGAAAACCCATCGCCGTGCTGGTGCTGCTGCAGTTCCTGCAGACCTGCGCCACCCTCTACCTGCCCACGCTGAACGCCGACATCATCGACAACGGTGTCGTGAACGGAGACACCGGCTACATCCTTTCCTACGGCGCCCTGATGATCGGCATCTCGCTGGTGCAGGTCGTCTGCAACATCGGTGCCGTGTACTACGGCGCCCGTACGGCGGCGGCGCTCGGGCGTGACGTCCGGGGTGCCGTCTTCGACCGGGTGCAGTCCTTCTCCGCCCGTGAGGTCGGTCATTTCGGGGCGCCCACGCTGATCACGCGGACGACCAATGACGTCCAGCAGGTGCAGATGCTGGCGCTGATGACCTTCACGCTGCTCGTGTCGGCGCCGATCATGTGCGTCGGCGGCATCGTGCTGGCGCTCGGGCTCGATGTGCCGCTGTCCGGGGTGCTGGTCGCGGTGGTGCCGGTGCTTGGCATCTGCGTGACGTTGATCGTGCGGCGGCTGCGGCCGCTGTTCCGGACGATGCAGGAACGGCTGGACACCGTGAACCGGGTGCTGCGCGAGCAGATCACCGGCAACCGGGTGATCCGCGCCTTCGTCCGCGACGAGTACGAGCAGCAGCGCTTCCGGCACGCCAACGCCGAGCTCACCGAGATGTCCCTGGCCACCGGCAAGCTGCTGGCGCTGATGTTCCCGATGGTGATGACGGTGGTGAACCTGTCGTCGATCGCGGTGGTGTGGTTCGGCGCGCACCGCATCGACAGCGGTGGGATGGAGATCGGCGATCTGACGGCGTTCCTCGCCTATCTGATGCAGATCGTGATGTCCGTGATGATGGCCACCTTCATGTTCATGATGGTGCCGCGCGCGGAGGTCTGCGCCGAGCGCATCCAGGAGGTGCTGGACACGTCCTCGTCGGTGGTTCCGCCGACCGCGCCCGTGGTCAAGCTGCTTCGGCACGGGCATCTGGAGATGCGCGGGGCCGGGTTCCGCTACCCGGGTGCCGAGGAGCCGGTGCTGAAGGCCGTCGACCTGGTGGCCCAGCCCGGTGAGACGACCGCCGTGATCGGCTCGACCGGCAGCGGCAAGTCCACGCTGCTGGGGCTGGTGCCGCGGCTGTTCGACGCGACCGACGGGGAGGTGCTCGTCGACGGCGTCGCGGTGGCCTCCCTCGAACCGAAGCTGCTGGCGAAGACGGTCGGGCTCGTCCCGCAGAAGCCGTATCTCTTCGCGGGCACCGTGGCGACCAATCTGCGGTACGGCAATCCGGACGCGACGGACGAGGAGCTGTGGCACGCGCTGGAGGTGGCGCAGGCCAAGGAGTTCGTGGAGCGGCTCGAAGGCGGGCTCGACTCGCCGATCGCGCAGGGCGGCACGAACGTCTCCGGTGGTCAGCGGCAGCGGCTCGCGATCGCCCGCACGCTGGTCCAGCGGCCGGAGATCTATCTCTTCGACGACTCCTTCTCCGCGCTCGACTACGCGACCGACGCGGCGTTGCGTGCCGCGCTCGCCCAGGAGACCGCCGAAGCGACCGTCGTGATCGTCGCCCAGCGGGTGGCGACCATCCGGGATGCAGACCGGATCGTCGTACTCGACGAAGGGCGGGTGGTCGGGACGGGCCGGCACCACGAGCTGATGGCGGACAACGAGACCTATCGGGAGATCGTGCTCTCCCAGCTGACGGAAGCGGAGGCTGCCTGA